Proteins from a single region of Acidimicrobiia bacterium:
- a CDS encoding alpha/beta hydrolase yields the protein MNASVRLRHNRIELALHELRPAAGRPLLLLHGLAERSPSAVPSHLAAWPGAVWALDLAGHGDSDVAIGAGYFCEALMGDVDVAIAHLGAVTLYGRGLGAYVGLLAAGGRAEEVRGAILADGPGLAGGGPSPASPAVPTAVGAPPPGGTPDPWALYELTRDVRPPDYAATFARQASTRSGLDTALAVVGVNRPPWLEAVVQEPGVIEGTLPDALVLFARP from the coding sequence ATGAACGCTTCGGTGCGTCTCCGTCATAACCGGATCGAACTGGCCCTGCACGAACTGCGCCCGGCGGCCGGTAGGCCTCTCCTGCTTCTGCACGGACTCGCCGAACGGTCACCGAGTGCGGTGCCGTCGCATCTGGCGGCCTGGCCGGGGGCGGTGTGGGCCCTGGATCTAGCCGGCCACGGCGACTCCGACGTGGCCATCGGGGCCGGCTACTTCTGCGAGGCCCTCATGGGCGACGTCGACGTCGCCATCGCCCATCTGGGTGCGGTCACCCTCTACGGCCGCGGCCTCGGGGCCTACGTGGGCCTGTTGGCGGCGGGCGGTCGGGCCGAAGAGGTGCGCGGGGCCATCCTCGCTGATGGCCCTGGCCTGGCCGGGGGCGGACCGAGCCCTGCCTCCCCCGCGGTGCCCACCGCAGTGGGTGCCCCCCCGCCGGGCGGTACGCCCGATCCCTGGGCCCTTTATGAACTCACCCGAGATGTGCGCCCACCGGATTACGCGGCCACCTTCGCTCGCCAGGCCAGCACCCGGAGTGGCCTCGACACGGCCCTGGCCGTAGTGGGGGTCAACCGGCCCCCGTGGCTGGAAGCGGTTGTGCAAGAACCCGGAGTGATCGAGGGGACCCTCCCCGACGCGCTGGTGTTATTCGCTCGCCCCTGA
- a CDS encoding alpha/beta hydrolase: MSDSAITFPGARRPDRQTTVDSHGLAIAVHEWGDEAAPPILLAHGGFDFAGTFSVFAPMLADAGFRAISWDHRGHGDSQYAALYNWEADLRDAAAVFDSISFAPMPVIGHSKGGSLMLQLADALPHRVSHLINLDGLPSRRSFPDVSDHQRTKLMADELTAWLDHRRSLADAQRKPGTIAELAERRGRMNPRLDADWLRYLVTIGAREQADGWRWKIDPTLRLGGFGPWRPEWSMMRLPDIGVPVLAVLGTEVDPMGWGTTAADVLSHLPHGGRLVMLEGAGHFLHIEKPREVADMVLEILA, from the coding sequence ATGAGTGACAGCGCCATCACGTTCCCGGGGGCCCGGCGGCCCGATAGGCAAACCACGGTGGACAGCCACGGCCTGGCCATCGCCGTGCATGAATGGGGGGATGAGGCCGCCCCGCCGATTCTCCTCGCCCACGGCGGCTTCGACTTTGCGGGAACCTTTTCGGTGTTCGCCCCGATGCTGGCCGACGCCGGGTTTCGGGCGATTTCCTGGGATCATCGGGGTCACGGCGACTCACAGTACGCCGCCCTCTACAACTGGGAGGCGGATCTGCGCGACGCCGCTGCCGTGTTCGACTCCATTTCCTTCGCCCCCATGCCGGTGATCGGGCACTCCAAAGGGGGCAGCCTGATGCTGCAGTTGGCCGATGCCCTTCCCCACCGGGTGAGCCACCTCATCAACCTCGACGGCCTACCGTCGCGCCGCAGTTTTCCTGATGTGTCTGACCACCAGCGCACCAAACTCATGGCCGACGAACTCACGGCCTGGCTCGACCATCGCCGGTCGTTGGCGGATGCCCAACGTAAGCCGGGCACCATTGCCGAACTAGCGGAACGACGGGGTCGCATGAACCCTCGCCTCGATGCGGATTGGCTGCGCTACCTCGTCACCATCGGGGCTCGGGAGCAGGCCGACGGCTGGCGCTGGAAGATCGATCCGACGCTGCGGTTGGGTGGGTTCGGACCCTGGCGGCCCGAGTGGTCCATGATGCGTCTCCCCGACATCGGGGTTCCGGTGCTCGCCGTGCTGGGCACCGAAGTTGACCCGATGGGATGGGGCACCACCGCCGCCGACGTGCTCTCGCACCTTCCTCACGGTGGACGCTTAGTAATGTTGGAGGGCGCTGGTCACTTTCTGCACATCGAAAAGCCGCGCGAGGTAGCCGACATGGTGCTGGAGATTCTCGCATGA
- a CDS encoding lipopolysaccharide biosynthesis protein, whose amino-acid sequence MLRQLRVLSSGHRHLLTGSIALVLTAGVTAASGAIYWLIAARADEQTDVGYATALYTSVLFVAFVAGLGQPVAVARYAAGRSRDDHVLFAWGALATTAASALIGVAYITLLNPEAVQELRQWDGLAGPAIFTVLCVGTALSLLLDVRLMTQRRWGLVLARAILVGVVRFPLLLIPLIHDRAVWLLVAAALPTALSGFIGMALLPKITGDSHHWGPRPGTTRAMVHYSAVNWASTITYQAPTFVMPVIVLIYVTADLNASFYVAWGVASLACYVPTAIGQALLAEGDRDGTHLRGQVRLALVIATGLMVFATIAATVGRNLITVLYGDDYAAAAEVLPRLVAAAIPWAITSVYLTEARVQHRHRVTVAITGTLSLAILVPALVLVPEYGIEGAAAAFLAGNLLAAVVAIVLHLTGRGASNVAVTAPTAGAIDPDDTIALLPLH is encoded by the coding sequence ATGTTGCGTCAGCTCCGTGTCTTGAGTTCAGGGCATCGTCACCTACTCACTGGTTCTATCGCGCTCGTACTCACCGCCGGGGTAACGGCAGCATCGGGAGCCATCTACTGGCTCATCGCGGCGCGTGCCGACGAACAAACCGATGTGGGTTACGCCACCGCTCTGTACACCTCGGTTCTCTTCGTGGCCTTCGTCGCCGGCTTGGGCCAGCCGGTGGCGGTAGCCCGCTACGCCGCCGGGCGCAGTCGAGACGACCACGTGCTGTTTGCCTGGGGGGCACTGGCCACCACGGCGGCTTCGGCATTGATCGGCGTGGCCTACATCACCTTGCTGAACCCGGAGGCGGTACAGGAACTGCGCCAATGGGACGGACTGGCGGGGCCGGCGATATTCACCGTGTTGTGCGTGGGCACGGCACTGTCGCTCCTCCTCGACGTGCGCCTCATGACCCAACGCCGCTGGGGTCTCGTGCTGGCCCGGGCCATCTTGGTGGGGGTGGTGCGTTTTCCCCTGCTGCTCATTCCGCTGATCCACGATCGAGCGGTATGGCTCCTGGTGGCCGCCGCCCTCCCCACCGCCCTGTCTGGCTTCATCGGCATGGCCCTGTTGCCCAAGATCACTGGTGACAGCCACCACTGGGGCCCGCGTCCGGGCACGACGAGAGCCATGGTGCACTACTCGGCGGTGAACTGGGCGTCCACCATCACCTACCAGGCCCCCACCTTTGTGATGCCGGTCATCGTGCTGATCTACGTGACTGCCGACCTCAATGCCAGTTTTTACGTGGCCTGGGGGGTGGCATCCCTCGCCTGCTACGTCCCCACCGCCATCGGGCAGGCTCTCCTGGCCGAAGGCGACCGGGACGGCACCCACCTCCGCGGTCAGGTGCGTCTAGCCCTGGTCATCGCCACCGGGCTCATGGTGTTCGCGACCATTGCGGCCACCGTGGGCCGCAACCTCATCACCGTGCTCTACGGGGACGACTACGCGGCCGCGGCAGAGGTGTTGCCCCGCCTGGTGGCGGCGGCGATCCCGTGGGCGATCACCTCGGTCTACCTCACCGAGGCACGGGTGCAGCATCGCCATCGGGTCACCGTGGCCATCACCGGCACCCTGTCCCTGGCGATCCTCGTACCGGCTCTCGTCTTGGTGCCCGAATACGGCATCGAAGGGGCGGCGGCGGCCTTCCTGGCCGGGAATCTGCTGGCGGCGGTAGTGGCGATCGTGCTCCACCTCACCGGCCGCGGTGCGTCCAACGTCGCGGTGACCGCCCCCACCGCCGGCGCGATCGATCCCGACGACACCATTGCTCTGCTGCCCCTCCACTAG
- a CDS encoding VUT family protein has translation MATVTVPVRSSALSSFMRVGLAASGAYVGASVIANVASLKIGFVLGRGVDMGTFVYPITFTLRDVIHKALGKRAARTIVFTGAGVNVFMALYLQFAARVPADMSYPLGAEFSAVLSPAWRITVASIVAQVISELTDTEVYHWFVTKVTAGHQWARVVVSNGISLPIDTALFCVLAFGAIPGLRQNALTLPWAVVWDIFVMNLGVKALVTLASVPLIYLSGDRDWSTDKEDA, from the coding sequence GTGGCGACCGTCACTGTCCCTGTTCGTTCTTCCGCGCTGTCGTCGTTCATGCGAGTGGGCCTGGCGGCCTCCGGGGCCTATGTCGGCGCCTCGGTGATTGCCAACGTGGCCAGTCTCAAGATCGGCTTCGTGCTTGGCCGGGGCGTGGACATGGGTACGTTCGTGTACCCGATCACCTTCACGTTGCGGGATGTGATCCACAAGGCACTCGGCAAACGAGCGGCCCGCACCATCGTGTTTACCGGCGCGGGGGTGAATGTGTTCATGGCGCTCTATCTCCAGTTCGCCGCTCGGGTCCCTGCGGACATGAGTTATCCGCTAGGCGCGGAGTTCTCTGCCGTCCTTTCCCCGGCCTGGCGCATCACCGTGGCTTCCATCGTGGCCCAGGTGATCAGTGAACTCACCGACACCGAGGTGTACCACTGGTTTGTTACCAAGGTCACCGCCGGACATCAGTGGGCCCGTGTCGTGGTGAGTAACGGCATCAGCCTACCCATCGATACCGCCCTGTTTTGTGTCCTGGCGTTCGGGGCGATCCCCGGCCTGCGCCAGAACGCCCTCACGTTGCCGTGGGCGGTGGTGTGGGACATCTTTGTGATGAACCTCGGGGTCAAGGCGCTGGTGACGCTGGCCAGCGTGCCGCTGATCTATCTCAGCGGCGACCGCGACTGGAGCACCGACAAGGAAGATGCCTGA